CGCGGCCACCTGGCGTCGTACGGCACCCTGCTGGGGGCCGGACGCGATCTGGAGGTCCGGGCCGAGGACTGCCGGCGGGTCCTCGCGGCGCTCGGGCGGACCGATCTCGAGCCGACCCTGGTGGAGCCGCTCCTCGCCGCGCACGACGGTGCGCACGCGGTCCTCGTCGCGTGGCACGGGTCGCCGGACGCGGTGGCGCTGGACCACCTCCTCGCGACGTGGGGCGAGGAGGTTCCGGTGACCGACCGTGCCCGGCGTCGCGCCGACCGGGTGAGGGCGAGGGTGCTGCGCCGCGAGCTGGAGCGGGTGCTGGACCGCGCGGCCGTGGGGGAGGCCTCCCACGACGTCCGCAAGGCCGCGCGCCGGCTGCGCCACGTCGCCGAGGCGGTCGGTGCCGCCGATCTCGCCCGCGCGGGCAAGGACGTCCAGGGCCGCCTCGGCGACCACCGCGACGCCCTCCTGCTCGCCCGGTACCTGTGGTCGGCCGGTGCGCCGGCGGTCGTGGTCGCCCAGGTCGAGGCGGGGGCCAGCCGCGCCCTCGAGGGCCTGCCGGGGGACCTCGCCGTGCTCCGTTCGCTCGACGGCGCGACGGACGAATCCTGAGACTGCTGTCTTGCCATCTGAGACGTGTGGGACACTGGTTCGACGGCACGACGTGCGGCGGCTACGGTGATTCCATGCATGACCTGCTTCTCGTACGCACCGGACGCGCCGGCTGATCCTGACCAGGACAATCCGTCAGTCAATCGCCAGCGCGTCCACCCCTCGTTGCCCAGCAACCGAGGGGTTTTTTGTTGAGTTACGACCAGCAGTTCAGCCCACCACAGCAGACAAGGAACGACTCGGATGAGTGAGCAGCAGGGCTCGGGCGCCAATCCCAAGGCAGACGGCATCACCGGCGCGCAGAGCCTGGTCCGGTCCCTCGAGGCGGCCGGTGTCACCGACATCTTCGGCATTCCGGGCGGCGCGATCCTCCCGGCCTACGACCCGCTGATGGACAGCAGCATCCGCCACATCCTCGTGCGCCACGAGCAGGGTGCGGGCCACGCCGCGCAGGGGTACGCCGCCGCGTCCGGCCGGGTCGGCGTCTGTATGGCGACGTCCGGACCCGGTGCGACCAACCTGGTCACACCGCTCGCCGACGCCCACATGGACTCCCTGCCGATGGTCGCGATCACCGGCCAGGTCGGCGCCTCGCTGATCGGCACGGACGCCTTCCAGGAGGCCGACATCCGCGGCATCACGATGCCGATCACCAAGCACAGCTTCCTGGTGACCGACCCCGCGGAGATCCCGACCAAGATCGCCGAGGCCTTCCACATCGCTTCCACCGGCCGCCCGGGCCCGGTCCTGGTCGACGTCACCAAGTCGGCGCTGCAGTCCAGCACCACCTTCCAGTGGCCGACCGAGCTCAACCTGCCCGGCTACCGCCCGGTGACCCGCCCGCACGCCAAGCAGATCCGCGAGGCCGCGCGCCTCATGCTCGAGGCCCGCAAGCCGGTCCTGTACGTCGGCGGCGGCACCATCCGCTCCGGCGCCTCCAAGGAGCTGCTCGCCCTCGCCGAGCTCACCGGGATCCCGGTGGTCACCACGCTGATGGCGCGCGGCGCCTTCCCCGACAGTCACCCGCAGCACCTCGGGATGCCCGGCATGCACGGCACCGTGGCGGCCGTCGCGGCGCTGCAGAAGAGTGACCTGATCATCAGCCTCGGCGCCCGCTTCGACGACCGGGTCACGGGCAACCTCGACTCGTTCGCGCCCGGCGCCAAGGTGATCCACGCCGACATCGACCCGGCCGAGATCGGCAAGAACCGCTACGCCGACGTCCCGATCGTGGGCGACGTCCGCGAGGTCCTGGTCGACCTGATCACCACCCTGCGCACCGAGCAGGAGGCCGGCAACACCGGCGACTACGAGGGCTGGGTCGCGTTCTGCGCCGGCGTGAAGAAGAAGTACCCGCTCGGCTACGACCGCCCGGCTGACGGCGGCCTCGCGCCGCAGTACGTCCTCGAGCGGCTCGGTGCCATCTCGGGCCCCGACACGATCTACACCGCGGGCGTCGGCCAGCACCAGATGTGGGCCGCCCACTTCGTCGGCTACGAGCGCCCCAACACCTGGATCAACTCCGGCGGCCTCGGCACCATGGGCTTCTCCGTGCCGGCCGCGATGGGCGCGAAGGTCGCGATGCCCGACCAGACCGTGTGGTCGGTCGACGGCGACGGCTGCTTCCAGATGACCAACCAGGAGCTCGCCACCTGCGCGATCAACAACATCCCGATCAAGGTCGCGGTCATCAACAACGAGTCGCTCGGCATGGTGCGCCAGTGGCAGACGCTGTTCTACAACTCGCGCTACTCCAACACCGACCTGCACTCCAAGCGGATCCCCGACTTCGTGAAGCTGGCCGACGCCTACGGCTGCGTGGGCCTGGCCTGCGAGTCGCCCGACGACGTCGACGCGACCATCGCGAAGGCGATGGAGATCAACGACGTGCCCGTGGTCGTCGACTTCCGGGTCCACCGTGACGCCATGGTGTGGCCGATGGTCGCCGCCGGCACCAGCAACGACGACATCAAGTACGCGCGCGACCTCGCGCCCCAGTTCGACGAGGACGATCTCTGATGGCCAAGCACACCCTGTCCGTCCTCGTCGAGGACAAGCCCGGCGTGCTGGCACGGATCTCCGCGCTGTTCAGCCGCCGCGGCTTCAACATCGAGTCGCTCGCGGTCGGCCCGACCGAGCACGACGAGATCTCGCGGATGACGATCGTGGTCAACGTCGAGTCCTCGCCGCTCGAGCAGGTCACCAAGCAGCTCAACAAGCTGGTCGAGGTCATCAAGATCGTCGAGCTCGACCCGACCGCGTCGGTCAACCGCGAGCTGGTGCTCGTCAAGGTCGCCGCCACGGCGGAGACCCGCGGTGAGGTCCTCGACGTCGTCCAGCTGTTCCGGGCGAAGGTCATCGACGTCGCCTCGGACGCGATCACCATGCAGATCGTCGGGAACGACGGCAAGATCGCCGACTTCCTGCGCGTGCTGGAGCCCTTCGGGATCCGCGAGCTCGTGCAGTCCGGCATGGTGGCCATCGGCCGCGGGCCGCGCTCCATCTCGGAGCGCAGCAAGCCCGTCGCCGTACCGGTGCCGCCTGCCGCATCCGGAGGTTGAGGAGGTCGCGCAGCGACCGTCTCGAAACCCCGGGAACCAGCAGACCAACCCCATCACCACCCCAACCAGCAAGGAGAAGCCCGACGTGGCTGAGATCTACTACGACGACGACGCCGACCTGTCCCTCATCCAGGGCAAGCACGTCGCCGTCATCGGTTACGGCAGCCAGGGCCACGCGCACGCGCTGAACCTGCGCGACTCCGGTGTCGACGTCCGCGTCGGCCTCAAGGAGGGCTCGAAGAGCCGCGCCAAGGCCGAGGAGGAGGGCCTGCGTGTCCTCACCCCGCGCGAGGCCGCGGAGGAGGCCGACGTCATCGTCATCCTCGCCCCCGACCAGGTGCAGCGCCACCTGTACGCCGACGACATCGCGCCGGCGCTCGCCGAGGGCGACACCCTGGTCTTCGGCCACGGCTTCAACATCCGCTTCGGCTACATCCAGCCCCCGGCCGGCGTCGACGTCATCCTGGTCGCCCCGAAGGCCCCGGGCCACACCGTGCGCCGCGAGTACGTCGCCGGCCGCGGCATCCCGGACATCATCGCCGTCGAGCAGGACGCCTCGGGCAAGGCCTGGGACCTCGCGAAGTCCTACGCGAAGGGCATCGGCGGCACCCGCGCCGGCGTCATCAAGACCACCTTCACCGAGGAGACCGAGACCGACCTGTTCGGTGAGCAGTCGGTCCTGTGCGGTGGTGTCTCGCAGCTGATCCAGTACGGCTACGAGACCCTCACCGAGGCCGGCTACCAGGGCGAGATCGCCTACTTCGAGGTCCTCCACGAGCTCAAGCTCATCGTCGACCTGATGTGGGAGGGCGGCATCGCCAAGCAGCGCTGGTCGGTCTCCGACACCGCCGAGTACGGCGACTACGTCTCGGGCCCGCGCGTCATCGACCCCCGGGTCAAGGAGAACATGCAGGCCGTCCTCGCCGACATCCAGAGCGGCGCGTTCGCCGAGCGCTTCATCGCCGACCAGGACGCCGGCGCGCCGGAGTTCACGGCGCTGCGCGAGAAGGGTGCCCAGCACCCGATCGAGGCCGTCGGCCGCACCCTGCGCTCGCACTTCTCGTGGGCGCACACCGACGACGACTACACCGAGGGCTCGGCCGCGCGCTGACCCACGTGCCGAACGCCCCCGGATCCGCTCGGATCCGGGGGCGTTCCGCGTCCGGTGCCCTCGCGGCTCAGCCCGCCTCGGCGTCGAGGCCGCGCAGCTGCTCCTGGAGGACATGGACGAGCCCACGGGCCGACGCGGCGGTGATCACCAGGTAGGGCCGGCCCTCGAGCGGCTCGACGACGAGCCAGGTGAGGTCGTCGTCGGCGTACCGGCCGGCGCGCGCGGCGAGGGTGGCCGGCAGTAGGGACGCGGTCACGGGGACGGCGTCGCCCGTCCCGGCGATCGCGGCGGCCAACGTCGGCTGGCTCTGGTGGTAGCGGTCCTCGGGATGGTCGTCCTCGGCGTGCTGCCGGGTGCACCACCCTGGGCAGGGGCCGGTCAGCCAGGACGGCCGCGGTGGGTCCGCCCCGGGCGTCCCCGTGGGGTCGTCGGCTGCCATCATGCGCCTCACTCCCAAGATCTCCTGCCCTCGTCGCGATGGAGCCTAGGGCTCGCGTCCGACGCAACGCGCCGTCGGCCGATCCCTTCTCCACAGCCCTCGGGGCGACGTGAATGCCATATCAGTATGGTCGCTGCGAGGTGGCCATACGGGGATGATGGTGGGCGTGGCGAGCAGGCGCGCGGACATCAGCTGGCAGGCCTATGCGCGCGAGCTCGGCCTCAACCTCCAGCGGGCGCGGATGGCGAGCGGCTTCAGCCAGGAACGGGTCGCCCATCTCGCCGGGATCGCCGGCTTCACCTACCAGAAGTACGAGAAGGGCGAGTCCCGGCCCGGTACGCCGATGAACCCGCAGCTGCTGACCCTGGTCTCGCTGAGCCAGGTCCTCGACGTACCCCTGGCCGGACTGCTTCCCGACTTCGACCCGGACCTGACCGACGCCCGCTGAACCTGGCCGGACCATCGGTGTCGGTGTCGGTGTCGGTGTCGGTGTCGGTGTCGGTGTCGGAGTCCCGTGGCACGGTGGCTCCATGGGCTACCCACGACTGCGCAGCACCGTCCTCGACACCACCGACGTCCCCACGCTGGCTGAGTTCTACCGCCGCCTCCTCGGTTGGTCCTATCCCGAGGGGTTCGAGATCGAGGAGTTCACCGACTGGCGCTCGATCGTCGGTCCCGCCGGGGAGCGACTGTCCTTCCAGCAGGTCGACGAGCTCCCCGCCACGACCTGGCCGAGCGCCGAGGTGGCGCAGCAGCTGCACCTGGACTTCCAGGTCGACGACCGCGCCGACCTCGAGGACAACCACCAGCGCGCCCTCGAGCTGGGCGCCGTCGTCCGCTTCGACCAGTCCGACGACCCCGACGAGCCGCTGCGGGTCTACGTCGACCCGGCGGGCCACACCTTCTGCCTGTTCAGTCGCTGATCAGCCGCTGACCACCAGCAGCACCGCGCCCGCGCCGACCAG
The genomic region above belongs to Nocardioides sp. QY071 and contains:
- the ilvN gene encoding acetolactate synthase small subunit, whose translation is MAKHTLSVLVEDKPGVLARISALFSRRGFNIESLAVGPTEHDEISRMTIVVNVESSPLEQVTKQLNKLVEVIKIVELDPTASVNRELVLVKVAATAETRGEVLDVVQLFRAKVIDVASDAITMQIVGNDGKIADFLRVLEPFGIRELVQSGMVAIGRGPRSISERSKPVAVPVPPAASGG
- the ilvC gene encoding ketol-acid reductoisomerase, whose translation is MAEIYYDDDADLSLIQGKHVAVIGYGSQGHAHALNLRDSGVDVRVGLKEGSKSRAKAEEEGLRVLTPREAAEEADVIVILAPDQVQRHLYADDIAPALAEGDTLVFGHGFNIRFGYIQPPAGVDVILVAPKAPGHTVRREYVAGRGIPDIIAVEQDASGKAWDLAKSYAKGIGGTRAGVIKTTFTEETETDLFGEQSVLCGGVSQLIQYGYETLTEAGYQGEIAYFEVLHELKLIVDLMWEGGIAKQRWSVSDTAEYGDYVSGPRVIDPRVKENMQAVLADIQSGAFAERFIADQDAGAPEFTALREKGAQHPIEAVGRTLRSHFSWAHTDDDYTEGSAAR
- a CDS encoding helix-turn-helix transcriptional regulator, with protein sequence MASRRADISWQAYARELGLNLQRARMASGFSQERVAHLAGIAGFTYQKYEKGESRPGTPMNPQLLTLVSLSQVLDVPLAGLLPDFDPDLTDAR
- a CDS encoding VOC family protein — encoded protein: MGYPRLRSTVLDTTDVPTLAEFYRRLLGWSYPEGFEIEEFTDWRSIVGPAGERLSFQQVDELPATTWPSAEVAQQLHLDFQVDDRADLEDNHQRALELGAVVRFDQSDDPDEPLRVYVDPAGHTFCLFSR
- a CDS encoding CHAD domain-containing protein, which codes for MADTSAGDLLSTVICDLVADIRDGREPALADAPDAVHRLRTSVRRLRNVLAGFERYVERRPARELRGHLASYGTLLGAGRDLEVRAEDCRRVLAALGRTDLEPTLVEPLLAAHDGAHAVLVAWHGSPDAVALDHLLATWGEEVPVTDRARRRADRVRARVLRRELERVLDRAAVGEASHDVRKAARRLRHVAEAVGAADLARAGKDVQGRLGDHRDALLLARYLWSAGAPAVVVAQVEAGASRALEGLPGDLAVLRSLDGATDES